The following are from one region of the Rhipicephalus microplus isolate Deutch F79 chromosome 1, USDA_Rmic, whole genome shotgun sequence genome:
- the LOC119177863 gene encoding uncharacterized protein LOC119177863 encodes MKALLSLFTTYLAIAFSEAQNGNVGIGSYGGASIYGVPSGLENPGWYGGSTGFGNTGWYGGSGYPSWFDDYSGFVNNGWYGGSGYPSWFGGSGGSNPGWYGGSGGYNPGWYGGSGGYNPGWYGGSGGYNPGWYGGSGGYNPGWYGGSSSWYGGGGFSGLGNQGYYGGSSAPGMYGGGVLSRPLMG; translated from the exons ATGAAGGCCCTG CTCTCTCTGTTCACGACCTACCTTGCAATAGCCTTTTCGGAGGCCCAGAACGGAAACGTTGGCATTGGGAGCTATGGGGGAGCCAGCATATACGGCGTGCCCAGCGGTTTAGAAAACCCAGGCTGGTATGGTGGCTCCACTGGCTTTGGAAACACGGGATGGTATGGTGGTTCCGGCTACCCAAGCTGGTTTGATGACTACAGTGGCTTTGTGAACAACGGCTGGTACGGTGGTTCCGGTTACCCAAGCTGGTTTGGTGGCTCCGGTGGCTCTAACCCAGGCTGGTATGGCGGCTCCGGTGGTTATAACCCAGGCTGGTATGGTGGCTCCGGTGGCTATAACCCGGGCTGGTATGGCGGCTCTGGTGGTTATAACCCAGGCTGGTATGGTGGCTCCGGTGGTTATAACCCAGGCTGGTATGGCGGCTCTAGCAGCTGGTACGGCGGTGGTGGATTCTCAGGTCTTGGCAACCAAGGCTATTACGGTGGATCCAGTGCACCAGGAATGTACGGTGGAGGTGTCCTCTCCCGTCCGCTAATGGGCTGA